In Bradyrhizobium sp. G127, one genomic interval encodes:
- the dusA gene encoding tRNA dihydrouridine(20/20a) synthase DusA: MFSVAPMMDWTDRHCRVFHRLLSRRARLYTEMLTTGAIIHGDRERLLSFDASEHPVALQLGGSNPRDLAESARIGEGFGYDEINMNVGCPSDRVKGGNFGACLMAEPQLVADCVAAMKQAVKIPVTVKCRIGIDDQDPEIALDTLSRSVIAAGADALVVHARKAWLNGLSPKENRDIPPLNYDRVYRLKAAMPHVPISINGGIATIADAKTHLDHVDGVMLGRAAYQEPWRLLSVDPELFGEAAPHTTMHDAIEALMPYIERELAAGTRLHSITRHLVGAFHGVPGARAFRRYLAEVCTKPGAGTESLRDALRIVGQRTDASIAA, translated from the coding sequence ATATTTTCCGTCGCGCCAATGATGGACTGGACTGACCGGCATTGCCGCGTGTTCCACCGTCTGCTGTCGCGCCGTGCCCGGCTCTATACCGAGATGCTGACCACGGGGGCGATCATTCACGGCGACCGCGAGCGGCTCCTCAGCTTCGATGCCAGCGAACATCCGGTCGCGCTCCAGCTTGGCGGATCGAATCCACGCGATCTCGCGGAAAGCGCGAGGATCGGCGAGGGCTTCGGCTACGACGAGATCAACATGAACGTTGGTTGTCCGTCGGATCGTGTGAAGGGCGGGAATTTCGGCGCATGCCTGATGGCTGAGCCGCAACTCGTTGCAGACTGTGTTGCGGCGATGAAGCAGGCTGTCAAAATTCCGGTCACGGTGAAATGCCGCATCGGCATCGACGATCAGGACCCGGAAATTGCATTAGATACGCTCAGCCGCTCGGTGATTGCCGCAGGAGCCGACGCGCTTGTGGTTCATGCGCGTAAGGCATGGCTCAATGGATTGTCGCCCAAGGAAAACCGCGACATCCCGCCGCTCAATTATGACCGCGTCTATCGCCTCAAGGCGGCGATGCCGCATGTGCCGATCTCGATCAATGGCGGCATCGCCACCATTGCCGACGCGAAGACGCACCTCGATCATGTCGATGGCGTGATGCTGGGCCGCGCGGCCTATCAGGAGCCGTGGCGGCTGCTCAGCGTCGATCCGGAATTGTTTGGTGAGGCCGCGCCGCACACGACCATGCACGACGCCATCGAGGCGCTGATGCCCTATATCGAGCGCGAGCTTGCCGCCGGAACGCGGCTGCATTCGATCACGCGACACCTGGTGGGTGCATTTCATGGCGTGCCCGGTGCGCGAGCGTTCCGCCGTTATCTGGCCGAAGTGTGCACGAAGCCGGGGGCGGGGACGGAGTCGTTGCGCGATGCGCTCCGGATCGTGGGACAGCGCACGGACGCATCGATCGCAGCGTAA
- a CDS encoding TIGR02281 family clan AA aspartic protease has product MMRALTILAIVMTTVGFLLSMSHPVAFASMKGALIRATDRTLLSAKPPRAVEVARSDSGEFSLRAKINGVSTPMVIDTGATSVVLTYETAKAAGLPLELLDYNVDVETAGGRVRAARLTLDRLAVGKLVERSVPALVVPRGQMKSNLLGMSFLNRLESWEVRPDKLMLRGYP; this is encoded by the coding sequence ATGATGCGGGCGCTCACAATCCTTGCTATCGTTATGACGACCGTGGGCTTCCTGCTGTCGATGTCGCACCCCGTCGCATTCGCCAGCATGAAAGGCGCGCTGATCCGCGCCACGGACCGCACCCTCCTAAGCGCCAAGCCCCCGCGCGCCGTCGAAGTCGCCCGCAGCGACAGCGGTGAATTCTCGCTGCGGGCAAAAATCAACGGCGTCAGCACGCCGATGGTGATCGACACTGGCGCGACCTCCGTGGTGCTGACCTATGAGACGGCGAAGGCCGCGGGATTGCCGCTGGAATTGCTGGACTACAATGTGGATGTGGAAACGGCTGGCGGCCGCGTACGCGCGGCACGGCTGACGCTCGATCGCCTCGCTGTCGGAAAGCTGGTGGAGCGTTCGGTGCCCGCGCTTGTGGTGCCGCGCGGCCAGATGAAATCCAACCTGCTCGGCATGAGCTTTCTCAACCGGCTGGAAAGCTGGGAAGTCCGCCCCGACAAGCTGATGCTGCGCGGGTATCCATAA
- a CDS encoding DUF1289 domain-containing protein, producing the protein MKQETPCIAVCFIDPKAKLCLGCGRTLPEIARWHAMDSAERLAVMTTLHQRMQDAGLPIRASRADRKTGS; encoded by the coding sequence ATGAAACAAGAAACGCCGTGTATCGCAGTGTGCTTCATCGATCCGAAGGCCAAGCTCTGTCTGGGCTGCGGGCGCACCCTGCCCGAGATCGCGCGCTGGCACGCAATGGACAGCGCGGAGCGGCTGGCCGTGATGACAACACTGCATCAGCGCATGCAGGACGCGGGGCTGCCGATTCGCGCGTCACGTGCCGATCGCAAGACCGGATCCTGA
- a CDS encoding ATP-binding protein: MSESADRKEPAATSAETPARNRRAASQRVREARDRLTSTSGTRPAFDHELLRQYAQTRVSASLVVILLVVASGILCSFWIPPVAAVIWTAGILTIHAIVIRFCSKFLAVTSSTPAVTRTWRIRFVALDLIYGLAWTVVLIHPSGIDVVSNTLMLFVMLLVIAVSSMLAASLPIAAFAATIPVSAAIAVNFVLRGTFDDYILAALAITAEGYFALLAHRLHSTTLATLEARAEKDALIGELEQAKAISDEARHRAESANVSKSRFLAQMSHELRTPLNAILGFSEVMKSEIFGPHAVEVYKDYSADIHNSGVHLLNLINEILDLSRIEAGRYELNEEPVSLVHVVADCHHLLKLRASSRGITIHEVFEQDMPKLWGDERATRQVVLNLLSNSIKFTPPGGEIWLKVGWTASGGQYLSVKDTGSGIAEDEIPVVLASFGQGSNSIKSAEQGAGLGLPIAKSLIDMHGGTFTLKSTLRVGTEVIVTYPPERVMTALAPMREDSPPLQPETLTGEKSRPRYKPIMNAGTGL; the protein is encoded by the coding sequence ATGAGCGAGTCCGCCGACAGGAAAGAGCCCGCCGCGACCTCAGCGGAAACGCCGGCGCGCAACCGGCGGGCTGCCTCCCAGCGCGTGCGCGAAGCCCGCGACAGGCTGACCTCGACCAGCGGCACAAGGCCCGCCTTCGACCACGAACTGCTGCGTCAATACGCGCAGACCCGCGTCTCGGCTTCTCTGGTCGTCATCCTGCTTGTGGTGGCGTCTGGAATTTTGTGCAGCTTCTGGATTCCGCCGGTCGCTGCGGTGATCTGGACTGCGGGAATTCTCACGATCCACGCCATCGTCATCCGCTTCTGTTCGAAATTTCTTGCGGTCACGTCATCCACTCCCGCCGTCACCCGAACCTGGCGAATACGTTTCGTTGCTCTCGATCTGATTTACGGGCTGGCATGGACGGTCGTCCTGATTCATCCGTCCGGCATCGACGTCGTTTCGAACACGCTGATGCTGTTCGTGATGCTGCTGGTCATTGCCGTCTCAAGCATGCTGGCGGCGAGCCTGCCGATCGCAGCCTTTGCTGCGACAATTCCGGTCTCGGCAGCCATCGCCGTGAATTTCGTTCTGCGCGGCACCTTCGATGACTACATTCTCGCGGCACTTGCGATTACCGCCGAAGGCTACTTTGCCCTGCTCGCCCACCGCCTGCATTCAACGACGCTCGCCACGCTGGAAGCGCGCGCCGAGAAGGATGCGCTGATCGGCGAACTGGAACAGGCCAAGGCGATCTCGGATGAAGCGCGCCATCGCGCCGAGTCCGCCAACGTCTCGAAATCGCGCTTCCTCGCGCAGATGAGCCACGAACTGCGCACGCCGCTAAACGCCATTCTCGGATTCTCCGAGGTGATGAAGAGTGAGATTTTCGGCCCGCACGCCGTCGAGGTCTACAAGGATTATTCCGCCGACATTCATAACTCCGGCGTCCACCTGCTCAACCTCATCAACGAAATCCTCGATCTGTCGCGCATCGAGGCCGGCCGTTACGAACTCAACGAGGAGCCGGTGTCGCTGGTCCACGTGGTCGCGGACTGTCATCACCTGCTGAAACTGCGCGCCTCCAGCCGCGGCATCACCATTCATGAAGTCTTCGAACAGGACATGCCGAAACTGTGGGGCGACGAGCGCGCCACCCGCCAGGTCGTGCTTAACCTGCTGTCAAATTCGATCAAGTTCACACCTCCCGGCGGCGAAATCTGGCTCAAGGTCGGCTGGACCGCGTCCGGCGGACAGTATCTCAGCGTCAAGGACACCGGCTCCGGCATCGCCGAGGATGAAATCCCGGTGGTGCTGGCCTCGTTCGGTCAGGGATCAAACTCGATCAAGTCCGCCGAACAGGGCGCAGGCCTTGGTCTTCCGATCGCGAAGAGCCTGATCGACATGCACGGGGGCACCTTCACACTCAAGTCCACGTTGCGCGTCGGCACCGAAGTGATCGTCACCTATCCGCCGGAGCGTGTGATGACGGCGCTGGCGCCGATGCGCGAGGACTCGCCGCCGCTGCAACCCGAGACATTGACCGGCGAGAAGAGCCGCCCCCGTTACAAGCCGATCATGAATGCAGGAACCGGCCTCTAA
- a CDS encoding NAD(P)-dependent oxidoreductase: MAKVAFLGLGVMGFPMAGHLVTKGGHEVTVYNRTAAKSKTWAEKFGGRAAATPKAAAEGQDFVMACVGNDDDLRAVTIGADGAFAAMKSGAVFVDHTTASAEVARQLGTEATKRGFHFVDAPVSGGQAGAENGVLTVMCGGTEAAYKNAEPVIASYARMCKLLGPAGSGQLTKMVNQICIAGLVEGLAEGIHFAKKAGLDVQAVIDTISKGAAQSWQMDNRYKTMNEGKFDFGFAVEWMRKDLSICLAEARRNGASLPVTALVDNFYSEVETMGGKRWDTSSLLARLQR, translated from the coding sequence ATGGCAAAAGTCGCATTTCTCGGTCTCGGCGTCATGGGATTCCCCATGGCGGGCCATCTGGTCACCAAGGGCGGCCACGAGGTCACGGTCTACAATCGCACCGCGGCTAAATCAAAGACATGGGCGGAGAAATTCGGCGGCCGCGCCGCGGCGACCCCGAAGGCTGCGGCGGAAGGTCAGGATTTCGTGATGGCCTGCGTCGGTAACGATGACGACCTCCGCGCGGTCACCATCGGTGCCGACGGTGCATTCGCCGCCATGAAGTCGGGCGCAGTTTTCGTCGATCACACCACCGCCTCGGCTGAAGTCGCCCGGCAACTTGGTACCGAAGCGACCAAGCGCGGCTTTCATTTCGTCGATGCGCCGGTGTCAGGCGGTCAGGCAGGCGCGGAAAACGGCGTGCTGACGGTGATGTGTGGAGGCACCGAAGCCGCCTACAAGAACGCCGAGCCCGTCATCGCGTCCTATGCCCGGATGTGCAAATTGCTCGGCCCCGCCGGCTCCGGCCAGCTCACCAAGATGGTCAACCAGATCTGCATTGCGGGCCTTGTCGAAGGTCTGGCTGAAGGGATTCACTTTGCCAAGAAAGCCGGCCTCGATGTTCAGGCGGTGATCGACACCATTTCCAAGGGCGCCGCGCAGTCCTGGCAAATGGATAATCGCTACAAGACCATGAACGAAGGCAAGTTCGATTTCGGTTTTGCCGTCGAATGGATGCGGAAGGATCTGTCGATCTGCCTCGCGGAAGCCCGCCGCAACGGCGCCAGCCTGCCGGTGACCGCGCTGGTCGATAATTTCTACTCCGAAGTTGAAACCATGGGCGGCAAGCGCTGGGATACGTCGAGCCTGCTGGCCCGGCTGCAGCGATAA
- a CDS encoding Mrp/NBP35 family ATP-binding protein — MAVDKDQVLTALRAVTSPRGVPLPDARVLSEITASDGKVFFSINVDANEARAWEDVRGRAEAVVRAIPGVTTALVALTAERRPGSAPPAQQQHSHQQSHGVKPVAQHRPHGAPGDSPMAKQAAIPGITSIIAVASGKGGVGKSTTALNLALGLRDLGLRVGLLDADIYGPSVPRLTGVQQKPTVNEANKMIPITRFGLPLMSIGFLVAEDTPMVWRGPMVMSAIRQMLWDVAWGELDVLVVDMPPGTGDAQLTLAQQVPLKGVVIVSTPQDLALIDARRGIAMFEKVNVPTLGIIENMSYFQCPECGTRSDIFGHGGARHEAERLKVAFLGEIPLHMSIRTASDAGAPVVESEPGGVHAGIYREISAKIKTQLSGIAVSA; from the coding sequence GTGGCTGTCGATAAGGATCAGGTTCTTACGGCCCTGCGCGCCGTGACATCGCCGCGCGGTGTTCCGCTTCCTGATGCGCGGGTGCTGTCGGAGATCACCGCTTCAGATGGCAAGGTGTTCTTCTCGATCAACGTCGATGCCAATGAGGCTCGGGCGTGGGAAGACGTCCGGGGCAGGGCAGAGGCGGTGGTCCGCGCCATTCCCGGCGTCACCACTGCGCTGGTTGCGCTGACGGCGGAGCGCCGGCCCGGTTCCGCGCCCCCGGCGCAGCAACAGCATTCGCATCAGCAATCGCATGGCGTGAAGCCGGTCGCGCAGCACCGCCCGCATGGCGCGCCGGGCGACTCGCCGATGGCCAAACAGGCCGCGATTCCCGGCATTACTTCCATCATCGCTGTGGCATCGGGGAAAGGCGGCGTCGGCAAATCGACCACCGCGCTCAATCTGGCGCTGGGGCTGCGCGATCTGGGTCTGCGGGTCGGCTTGCTCGACGCAGACATCTACGGCCCGTCGGTACCGCGCCTGACCGGCGTGCAGCAAAAGCCGACGGTCAACGAGGCCAACAAAATGATTCCGATCACGCGTTTTGGGCTGCCGCTGATGTCGATCGGGTTTCTGGTCGCGGAAGACACGCCCATGGTGTGGCGGGGGCCGATGGTGATGTCGGCGATCCGGCAGATGCTGTGGGATGTCGCGTGGGGCGAACTCGATGTGCTGGTGGTCGACATGCCGCCCGGCACCGGGGATGCGCAATTGACGCTGGCTCAGCAGGTGCCGCTGAAAGGCGTGGTGATTGTCTCCACGCCACAGGATCTGGCCCTGATTGATGCGCGGCGCGGGATCGCCATGTTCGAGAAGGTCAATGTGCCGACCCTCGGCATCATCGAGAACATGAGCTATTTCCAGTGCCCGGAGTGCGGCACGCGCTCGGACATTTTCGGGCATGGCGGCGCGCGTCACGAGGCGGAGCGGCTCAAGGTGGCATTCCTCGGTGAAATCCCGCTGCACATGTCGATCCGCACGGCGTCAGATGCAGGCGCGCCGGTGGTCGAAAGCGAACCCGGTGGCGTTCACGCGGGGATCTATCGGGAGATCAGCGCCAAGATCAAAACCCAGCTTTCCGGAATTGCCGTATCCGCATAA
- a CDS encoding TRAP transporter substrate-binding protein, with protein sequence MKRRDFLKVSAAGAAATAVASPAIAQSSPEIKWRLTSSFPKSLDTIYGGAEQLAKQVAEMTDNKFQIQVFAAGEVVPGLQALDATSNGTVEMCHTVSYYYVGKDPTFAIFASVPFGLNTRMQNSWLYQGGGNELANEFYKKYGVMGLPCGNTGTQMGGWFRKEIKTVADLQGLKMRIGGIAGQVLAKVGVVPQQLAGGDIYPSLEKGTIDAAEWVGPYDDEKLGFNKVAKFYYYPGFWEGGPTVHAFTNLEKFNALPKSYQAILTNAAANTNTWMTARYDLQNPAALKRLVASGTQLRPFTNEVLDACLKSTNELWAEISGKNADFKKAIDAMQAYRSDQYLWWQVAEYTNDSFMIRSRTRG encoded by the coding sequence ATGAAGCGTCGTGATTTTTTGAAAGTATCTGCTGCCGGAGCCGCTGCGACCGCTGTCGCTTCGCCGGCCATTGCCCAGTCGTCGCCTGAGATCAAGTGGCGCCTGACCTCGAGCTTCCCGAAGTCGCTGGACACCATCTACGGCGGTGCCGAGCAACTGGCGAAGCAGGTCGCCGAAATGACCGATAACAAGTTCCAGATTCAAGTGTTCGCTGCTGGCGAAGTTGTCCCGGGGTTGCAGGCTCTCGACGCGACGTCCAACGGCACCGTCGAAATGTGCCATACGGTTTCCTACTACTACGTCGGCAAGGATCCGACCTTCGCGATCTTCGCGTCGGTGCCGTTCGGCCTGAACACCCGCATGCAGAATTCGTGGCTCTATCAGGGCGGCGGCAACGAACTTGCCAACGAGTTCTACAAGAAGTACGGCGTCATGGGTCTGCCCTGCGGCAACACCGGCACGCAAATGGGCGGCTGGTTCCGCAAGGAGATCAAGACCGTCGCCGATCTTCAGGGATTGAAGATGCGCATCGGCGGCATCGCCGGTCAGGTGCTGGCCAAGGTCGGCGTCGTGCCGCAACAGCTTGCAGGCGGCGACATCTATCCGTCGCTGGAGAAGGGCACCATCGACGCCGCCGAGTGGGTTGGTCCATACGATGACGAGAAGCTTGGCTTCAACAAGGTTGCGAAGTTCTATTACTATCCGGGCTTCTGGGAAGGTGGACCGACGGTTCACGCCTTCACCAACCTTGAGAAGTTCAACGCGCTGCCGAAGAGCTATCAGGCGATCCTGACCAATGCGGCCGCCAACACCAACACCTGGATGACGGCGCGTTACGACCTGCAGAATCCGGCTGCGTTGAAGCGCCTTGTCGCGAGCGGCACGCAGCTGCGTCCGTTCACCAACGAAGTGCTCGACGCCTGCCTGAAATCCACCAACGAGCTGTGGGCGGAAATCTCCGGCAAGAATGCCGACTTCAAGAAGGCGATCGACGCGATGCAGGCCTACCGCTCGGATCAGTATCTGTGGTGGCAGGTGGCCGAATACACCAACGACAGCTTCATGATCCGCTCGCGTACCCGCGGCTGA
- a CDS encoding TRAP transporter substrate-binding protein: protein MKRREFIKVAGIGAAGAAVASPAIAQSMPEIKWRLTSSFPKSLDTIYGAAEVFSKAVAEATDNKFQIQVFAAGEVVPGLQALDAASNGTVEMAHTAVYYYVGKDPTFALATAVPFGLNSRMQTSWLQVGGGAELLNDFFKGFNVVGFAAGNTGCQMGGWFRKEIKEPSDFSGLKMRIGGFAGKVLTKLGLVPQQVAAGDIYPSLEKGTIDAAEWVGPYDDEKLGFQKVAKYYYYPGWWEGGPSLHNLVNLAKWEALPASYKSIIKTASSLANETMQARYDAYNPPALKRLVAGGTQLRPFSPSIMEASLKAANEVYAETSATNPNFKKIYESMAAFRNDQYTWWQVAEFAFDNFQVRSRTRT from the coding sequence ATGAAACGTCGTGAGTTTATCAAGGTGGCAGGCATCGGGGCGGCAGGCGCCGCGGTTGCTTCACCGGCCATCGCTCAGTCAATGCCGGAAATCAAATGGCGGCTGACTTCCAGTTTCCCGAAATCGCTCGATACCATTTACGGCGCGGCCGAAGTGTTCTCGAAAGCCGTCGCGGAAGCCACCGACAACAAATTCCAGATTCAGGTCTTTGCGGCTGGCGAGGTCGTGCCGGGCCTGCAAGCGCTCGATGCGGCGTCCAACGGCACCGTCGAAATGGCGCATACCGCCGTTTACTACTACGTCGGCAAGGATCCGACTTTTGCATTGGCCACGGCCGTGCCGTTCGGATTGAACAGCCGCATGCAGACCTCCTGGTTGCAAGTTGGCGGGGGGGCCGAATTGCTCAATGACTTTTTCAAAGGTTTCAATGTCGTCGGCTTCGCGGCCGGTAACACCGGCTGTCAGATGGGCGGATGGTTCCGCAAGGAAATCAAGGAGCCTTCGGACTTCAGCGGGTTGAAAATGCGCATCGGCGGTTTTGCCGGAAAGGTGCTGACCAAGCTCGGCCTTGTGCCGCAGCAGGTGGCCGCCGGCGATATTTATCCGTCGCTGGAGAAGGGCACCATCGATGCGGCGGAATGGGTCGGTCCTTACGACGACGAGAAACTCGGTTTCCAGAAGGTCGCCAAATACTACTATTATCCCGGCTGGTGGGAAGGCGGGCCGTCGCTGCATAATCTGGTCAATCTGGCGAAGTGGGAAGCGTTGCCGGCGAGCTACAAATCCATCATCAAGACGGCATCGTCGCTTGCCAACGAGACCATGCAGGCGCGTTACGACGCCTACAATCCGCCTGCGCTGAAGCGGCTGGTGGCCGGCGGAACGCAACTGCGTCCGTTCTCGCCGTCGATCATGGAGGCGTCCCTGAAGGCTGCGAACGAGGTTTACGCAGAAACCTCGGCGACCAATCCGAACTTCAAGAAGATCTACGAGAGCATGGCCGCGTTCCGCAACGATCAGTACACTTGGTGGCAGGTGGCGGAGTTCGCTTTCGATAACTTCCAGGTGCGCTCGCGCACGCGTACATAA
- a CDS encoding TRAP transporter large permease subunit codes for MAAMFIHYMAPIMFASLVLFLLLGYPVAFSLAANGLLFAFIGIELGLFRPDFLQALPERVYGVMNNETLLAIPFFTFMGLILERSGMAEDLLETIGQLFGSIRGGIAYAVIFVGALLAATTGVVAASVISMGLISLPIMLRYGYDRRVATGVIAASGTLAQIIPPSLVLIVMADQLGRSVGDMYEGAFIPGIVLSILYAVYIFLVATFYPQATPGLPLEAQTLREPETAKHPVILPLAAISAAGTAYFFVVKLGLFDWTSPVFNKISENPTVLHGFWFIILMGLFFKPFIGIIRTMTLSLFLVLVGATAIALEIMRFTEVKAGADYVVLTMSIVVAAAFVLAVINRVSGLKLLSKLAEQVVFVMVPPLGLIFLVLGTIFIGVATPTEGGAMGAAGAIILAMMKKRLSFDLTRQAAESTAKLSAFVIFILVGARVFSLTFYGVDGHRWVEELLVALPGGQTGFLIFVNAFVFVLAFFLDFFELAFIVIPLLGPAAEKLGIDLIWFGVILGVNMQTSFMHPPFGFALFYLRSVAPKEAYTDRISGKRMEPVTTGQIYWGSVPFVIIQVIMVGLVIAFPAMVMHYKGALSTVDPSKVDIQIQQQEMPALDFGPPSIK; via the coding sequence ATGGCGGCTATGTTCATCCACTACATGGCGCCGATCATGTTCGCGTCGCTCGTGTTGTTCCTGCTTCTCGGGTACCCGGTGGCGTTCTCACTGGCCGCCAACGGCCTGCTGTTCGCCTTCATCGGCATCGAACTCGGATTGTTCCGCCCCGACTTCCTTCAGGCACTGCCCGAACGCGTCTACGGCGTCATGAACAACGAGACGCTGCTGGCAATTCCATTCTTCACATTCATGGGATTGATCCTCGAACGATCCGGCATGGCCGAGGATTTGCTTGAGACTATCGGGCAATTGTTCGGCAGCATACGCGGCGGCATTGCCTACGCGGTGATCTTCGTCGGTGCGTTGCTGGCTGCGACCACCGGCGTCGTCGCGGCATCCGTGATCTCGATGGGCCTGATCTCGCTGCCGATCATGCTGCGCTACGGCTACGATCGCCGTGTCGCAACCGGTGTGATCGCCGCGTCGGGCACGCTGGCGCAGATCATTCCGCCGTCGCTGGTGCTGATCGTGATGGCCGACCAGCTCGGCCGCTCGGTCGGTGACATGTACGAGGGCGCATTCATCCCGGGTATCGTGCTGTCGATCCTTTACGCGGTCTATATTTTCCTAGTCGCAACCTTCTACCCGCAAGCAACTCCCGGCCTGCCGCTCGAAGCGCAAACCCTGCGCGAACCGGAAACGGCCAAGCATCCGGTGATTCTGCCGCTCGCGGCGATTTCGGCCGCCGGGACCGCCTACTTTTTCGTGGTCAAGCTCGGGCTGTTCGACTGGACCTCGCCCGTCTTCAACAAGATATCCGAAAACCCGACGGTGCTGCATGGTTTCTGGTTCATCATTCTGATGGGCCTGTTCTTCAAGCCGTTCATCGGCATCATCCGCACCATGACGCTATCGCTGTTCCTCGTGCTGGTCGGCGCCACCGCGATCGCCCTCGAAATCATGCGCTTCACAGAGGTCAAGGCCGGCGCGGACTATGTCGTGCTCACCATGTCCATCGTGGTGGCAGCGGCTTTCGTGCTGGCCGTGATCAATCGGGTTTCAGGTCTCAAACTCCTCTCGAAGCTCGCCGAGCAGGTCGTGTTCGTCATGGTGCCCCCGCTCGGTCTCATCTTCCTCGTGCTCGGTACTATCTTCATTGGTGTCGCAACTCCGACCGAAGGCGGAGCGATGGGCGCTGCCGGAGCGATAATTCTGGCCATGATGAAGAAGCGGCTCTCATTCGACCTCACGCGACAGGCGGCGGAGTCCACCGCGAAGCTTTCCGCCTTCGTGATCTTCATTCTCGTTGGCGCGCGCGTGTTCTCCCTCACCTTCTATGGCGTCGATGGCCATCGCTGGGTCGAGGAACTGCTGGTCGCCCTGCCCGGGGGCCAGACCGGCTTCCTGATCTTCGTCAACGCGTTCGTGTTTGTTCTGGCCTTCTTCCTCGACTTCTTCGAACTCGCCTTCATCGTCATCCCCTTGCTTGGCCCCGCAGCCGAAAAGCTGGGAATCGATTTAATCTGGTTCGGCGTCATCCTCGGCGTGAACATGCAGACCTCCTTCATGCATCCACCATTCGGTTTCGCGCTGTTCTATCTGCGCTCCGTCGCGCCGAAGGAGGCATACACTGATCGCATCAGCGGCAAGCGGATGGAGCCAGTAACCACGGGCCAGATTTACTGGGGCTCGGTGCCGTTCGTCATTATTCAGGTCATCATGGTCGGACTAGTTATCGCCTTCCCGGCGATGGTGATGCACTATAAAGGCGCACTATCGACGGTCGATCCGAGCAAGGTCGACATCCAGATTCAACAGCAGGAAATGCCGGCGCTCGATTTCGGTCCACCGAGTATCAAGTAA
- a CDS encoding TRAP transporter small permease subunit, whose translation MQSLLKLSRAIDAFTTLVGRWVSWLIVLAVIISATNAIIRKVFDVSSNAYLELQWVLFSVVFLLCSPWTLLNGEHIKIDIINHTLPLKVRSWIDMIGHVLFLVPFCIILIWTSVPFFLVSFHQNEQSFSAGGLPQWPAKSLIMIGLALLLVQAVSEIIKRAAVMQGLLPDPNAHALSAHEIAELEALKLAQAITPDKP comes from the coding sequence TTGCAATCGCTTCTCAAATTGAGCCGCGCGATCGACGCGTTCACGACGCTCGTCGGCCGCTGGGTGTCATGGCTGATCGTGCTCGCCGTGATCATTTCAGCGACCAATGCTATCATTCGAAAGGTCTTCGACGTGTCGTCGAACGCCTATCTCGAACTGCAATGGGTGCTTTTTAGCGTCGTGTTCCTGCTCTGCTCGCCGTGGACGCTGCTTAACGGCGAGCACATCAAGATCGACATCATCAATCACACCCTGCCGCTGAAGGTCCGAAGCTGGATCGACATGATCGGCCATGTGCTCTTCCTCGTCCCGTTCTGCATCATCCTGATCTGGACATCGGTTCCCTTCTTCCTGGTCTCCTTCCATCAGAACGAACAGTCGTTCAGCGCCGGCGGCTTGCCGCAATGGCCAGCCAAGTCGCTGATCATGATCGGCCTCGCGCTGCTGCTGGTTCAGGCTGTTTCTGAGATCATCAAGCGCGCCGCCGTGATGCAGGGCCTTCTGCCAGATCCGAACGCGCACGCGCTGAGCGCGCACGAGATTGCCGAGCTTGAAGCCCTGAAGCTGGCCCAAGCCATCACCCCCGACAAACCATGA